The following coding sequences are from one Musa acuminata AAA Group cultivar baxijiao chromosome BXJ2-4, Cavendish_Baxijiao_AAA, whole genome shotgun sequence window:
- the LOC135610264 gene encoding delta(24)-sterol reductase-like, giving the protein MSDLQAPLRPKRKKVLVDYLVQFRWIVVIFVVLPVSCFIYFKLFLGDVKSALKSEKRRQKEHEENVKKVVNRLKQRDPQKDGLVCTARKPYIAVGMRNVDYKRARHFEIDLSAFRNILEVDKERMVAKVEPLVNMGQITRYTVPMNLALAVVAELDDLTVGGLINGYGIEGSSHIYGLFSDTVVAMEVVLANGQVVRCTKDNEYSDLFYGIPWSQGTLGLLVSAEIKLIPIKEYMRLTYTPYRGTLKELAQAYADSFAPRDGDPSKVPDFVEGMIYNPTEAVHMTGRYASKEEAKKKGNVINNVGWWFKPWFYQHAQTALKKGEFVEYIPTREYYHRHTRCLYWEGKLILPFGDQWWFRWFLGWLMPPKVSLLKATQGESVRNYYHDMHVIQDLLVPLYKVGDALEYCHNEMEVYPIWLCPHRLFKLPVKTMVYPEPGFEHHHRQGDTSYAQMFTDIGVYYAPGPVLRGEEFNGAEAVRNLEEWLIQNHGFQPQYAVSELTEKNFWRMFDGSQYEHCRKKYGAVGTFMSVYYKSKKGKKTEKEVQEAEAEILEPAYAEEV; this is encoded by the exons ATGTCTGATCTGCAAGCACCTCTACGACCCAAAAGAAAGAAAGTCTTGGTGGATTATCTGGTCCAGTTCCGATGGATTGTTGTCATCTTTGTTGTGCTTCCAGTCTCTTGCTTTATCTATTTCAAACTATTTTTGGGCGATGTGAAATCCGCATTGAAATCTGAAAAGCGTCGCCAGAAGGAACATGAAGAGAATGTGAAGAAAGTTGTAAATCGCCTCAAGCAGAGAGATCCCCAGAAAGATGGTCTTGTGTGCACGGCCAGGAAACCATATATTGCTGTTGGCATGCGTAATGTTGATTATAAACGCGCAAGGCATTTTGAAATTGATCTCTCTGCATTCAGAAACATTCTCGAGGTTGATAAAGAGCGAATGGTTGCTAAGGTGGAGCCACTTGTTAACATGGGCCAGATAACTAGATATACAGTTCCTATGAATCTTGCACTTGCCGTCGTTGCAGAGCTTGACGATCTCACTGTTGGTGGACTGATTAATGGTTATGGCATCGAGGGGAGCTCACACATTTATGGGCTCTTTTCCGACACAGTTGTTGCCATGGAAGTTGTCCTTGCGAATGGCCAAGTAGTGAGGTGCACAAAGGATAACGAATACTCTGACCTTTTCTATGGAATCCCTTGGTCGCAGGGAACTCTCGGTCTCCTAGTTTCTGCTGAGATAAAACTAATACCCATTAAGGAATATATGAGGCTTACCTATACCCCATACCGTGGAACCCTGAAGGAACTTGCACAGGCTTATGCTGATTCTTTTGCACCCAGAGATGGAGATCCGTCGAAGGTTCCAGACTTTGTTGAGGGAATGATCTATAATCCAACGGAGGCTGTGCACATGACTGGGAGATATGCCTCTAAAGAAGAAGCGAAGAAGAAGGGTAATGTCATCAACAACGTAGGGTGGTGGTTTAAACCTTGGTTTTACCAGCACGCGCAGACAGCACTCAAGAAGGGTGAGTTTGTGGAGTACATACCCACTAGAGAGTATTACCATAGGCACACGAGATGTTTGTATTGGGAAGGCAAGCTGATCCTGCCATTTGGAGACCAGTGGTGGTTCAGATGGTTTTTGGGCTGGTTGATGCCTCCGAAGGTTTCTTTGCTCAAGGCCACTCAAGGTGAATCGGTCAGGAACTACTACCATGATATGCATGTGATCCAGGATCTCTTGGTTCCTCTGTACAAAGTTGGAGATGCTCTAGAATATTGTCACAATGAAATGGAG GTTTATCCGATATGGCTCTGTCCACATCGGTTGTTCAAGCTTCCTGTGAAAACCATGGTGTACCCAGAACCAGGCTTCGAGCATCATCACCGACAGGGAGACACGAGCTATGCCCAAATGTTCACGGACATCGGGGTGTACTATGCGCCAGGTCCCGTGCTCCGCGGTGAGGAGTTCAATGGTGCCGAAGCTGTCCGCAACCTCGAGGAATGGTTGATCCAGAACCACGGGTTCCAGCCACAGTACGCCGTCTCCGAGCTCACCGAGAAGAACTTCTGGCGGATGTTTGATGGATCGCAATACGAGCACTGCCGCAAGAAATATGGGGCGGTCGGGACCTTTATGAGTGTCTACTACAAGTCCAAGAAGGGGAAGAAGACGGAGAAGGAGGTGCAGGAAGCTGAGGCCGAGATCCTCGAACCGGCCTATGCAGAAGAAGTTTAA
- the LOC135610266 gene encoding putative glucuronosyltransferase PGSIP8 — translation MRREMDERWERWLRRAVVVVVFVLALAAAAGAEGGGGRRHAYAAMMYMGTPRDYEFYVATRVMMRSLTRLGVDADLVVIASPDVPLQWVQTLKEADGVKVVTVANLKNPYEKQGNFNTRFKLTLNKLYAWSLVSYDRVVMLDSDNLFLQRTDELFQCGKFCAAFINPCIFHTGLFVLEPSMVVFKDMLHELEMGRKNPDGADQGFLVSYFPDLLDRPMFHPPANGSKLDGTYRLPLGYQMDASYYYLKLRWNVPCGPNSVITFPSLPWLKPWYWWSWPILPLGLQWHEQRRSSLGYGAEAPAMLIQAAIYLGIMVVTRLARPGLSRLCYSRRSEKSVPFLYTMVKVAALWSIFVAHVVPFFLVPRTVHPLLGWPLYLLGATALCSIVTGVFLLPALPVLALLLAISGSLFVMAFPWYSDGITRVLFLLGYAFCCAPVVWASLARVVSALHSLLEREAFFPRLGESTPLSESSKAY, via the exons ATGAGGAGAGAGATGGACGAGAGGTGGGAGCGATGGCTGCGgcgggcggtggtggtggtggtgttcgtGCTCGCGTTGGCGGCCGCGGCGGGGGCGGAGGGAGGCGGGGGCCGGCGGCACGCGTACGCGGCCATGATGTACATGGGAACGCCGAGGGACTACGAGTTCTACGTGGCGACGCGGGTGATGATGCGGTCGCTGACGCGGCTCGGCGTCGACGCCGACCTCGTCGTCATCGCCTCCCCCGACGTCCCCCTTCAATGGGTCCAAACCCT GAAAGAGGCAGACGGAGTGAAGGTGGTGACCGTGGCGAACCTGAAGAATCCATACGAGAAGCAGGGCAACTTCAACACCAGGTTCAAGCTGACGCTGAACAAGCTCTACGCGTGGAGCTTGGTGTCGTACGACCGAGTGGTCATGCTCGACTCCGACAACCTCTTCCTGCAACGCACCGACGAGCTCTTCCAGTGCGGCAAGTTCTGCGCCGCCTTCATCAACCCCTGCATCTTCCACACCGGCCTCTTTGTCCTTGAG CCTTCGATGGTGGTGTTCAAGGACATGCTTCATGAGCTGGAGATGGGTCGTAAGAACCCCGATGGAGCGGACCAGGGTTTCTTGGTGAGCTACTTCCCCGACTTGCTCGATCGGCCGATGTTCCACCCGCCCGCCAACGGTAGCAAGCTCGACGGAACCTATCGACTTCCTTTGGGATACCAGATGGATGCTTCTTACTACT ATTTGAAGCTTCGGTGGAACGTACCATGCGGACCCAACAGCGTGATCACGTTCCCCAGTTTGCCATGGCTGAAACCTTGGTACTGGTGGTCTTGGCCAATCTTGCCGCTGGGTCTCCAATGGCATGAGCAACGACGAAGCAGTCTCGG ATACGGGGCGGAGGCGCCGGCGATGCTGATCCAGGCGGCGATATATCTGGGAATCATGGTGGTCACGCGGCTAGCACGGCCGGGCTTGTCGAGGCTCTGCTACAGCCGGCGGTCGGAGAAGAGCGTCCCCTTCCTGTACACCATGGTGAAGGTGGCAGCTCTGTGGTCCATATTTGTGGCACACGTCGTGCCCTTCTTCCTCGTCCCGCGAACGGTGCATCCGCTTCTGGGCTGGCCGCTCTACCTGCTCGGAGCAACTGCGCTGTGCTCAATCGTGACCGGCGTCTTCCTACTCCCAGCTCTTCCGGTACTCGCGCTGTTGTTGGCGATATCGGGTTCCCTGTTTGTGATGGCGTTCCCTTGGTACTCGGATGGCATCACCAGGGTTCTGTTTTTGCTTGGGTACGCCTTCTGCTGTGCTCCGGTGGTGTGGGCATCGCTGGCGAGAGTGGTGAGCGCCTTGCACAGCTTACTCGAACGGGAGGCCTTCTTTCCTAGACTGGGAGAATCGACGCCTCTGTCCGAGTCCAGCAAAGCGTATTAA